The following proteins are encoded in a genomic region of Vanessa tameamea isolate UH-Manoa-2023 chromosome 4, ilVanTame1 primary haplotype, whole genome shotgun sequence:
- the LOC113394359 gene encoding NADH dehydrogenase (ubiquinone) complex I, assembly factor 6 isoform X1, which translates to MFYHLKNTLRIYPLTRSVTQKATSSKNSLQYCANIVRQHDYENYLATLLMTKALRSPAFVVRAFNAEIARVQDQTTDPQTAAMRLQFWQDAVNLIYQNQQSYKIPANPITQELYKVCISYKLPKRYIERLISSRQSLLKTKYFRTMEDVEIYTENTVSTIYYLLLCIAGVTNVHADHAASHLGKAQGMANILRSVHVFNYHKTVSLPMDILMKHQVSQESVLRGNDNENMRNVIFEVASRANSHLEKARSIQVPKITNQIFLPAIAIDKYLTKLQKVNFNVFDKRLLQGSPTLPLTLYYKRILNKF; encoded by the exons ATGTTTTACCATTTAAAGAATACCCTTAGGATTTATCCATTAACAAGATCTGTAACCCAAAAAGCCACATCAAGTAAAAACTCACTACAATATTGTGCAAACATTGTaag ACAGCATGATTATGAAAATTACTTAGCAACACTGCTCATGACCAAAGCTCTTCGATCTCCAGCTTTTGTTGTACGAGCTTTCAATGCTGAAATAGCAAGGGTTCAGGATCAAACTACAGATCCTCAAACTGCAGCAATGAGACTTCAGTTCTGGCAAGATGCTGTCAACTTGATATATCAAAACCAACAGTCATACAAAATACCGGCCAATCCCATTACTCAAGAATTAtacaag GTTTGTATTAGTTACAAATTACCAAAAAGATATATAGAAAGGCTTATTTCATCAAGGCAAAGTTTACTCAAAACAAAATACTTCAGAACAATGGAAGATGTGGAAATATACACTGAGAATACAGTTTCaacaatatattacttacttCTCTGTATTGCCGGTGTAACAAATGTACATGCAGACCATGCTGCCTCCCATTTGGGTAAAGCACAGGGAATGGCTAATATACTCAG GTCAGTCCATGTATTTAACTATCATAAGACAGTATCTTTACCAATGGATATATTGATGAAGCATCAAGTCAGTCAAGAGTCTGTTCTAAGAGgaaatgataatgaaaatatgaGAAATGTCATATTTGAGGTAGCTAGCAGAGCCAACAGCCACTTGGAAAAG GCTAGAAGTATTCAAGtaccaaaaataacaaatcagATTTTCTTACCAGCAATTgccattgataaatatttaacaaaacttcAGAAAGTAAACTTTAATGTATTTGATAAAAGATTGTTACAAGGTAGTCCAACATTGCCTCTAACTTTGTATTACAAgaggattttaaataaattttaa
- the LOC113394359 gene encoding NADH dehydrogenase (ubiquinone) complex I, assembly factor 6 isoform X2 — MFYHLKNTLRIYPLTRSVTQKATSSKNSLQYCANIVRQHDYENYLATLLMTKALRSPAFVVRAFNAEIARVQDQTTDPQTAAMRLQFWQDAVNLIYQNQQSYKIPANPITQELYKVCISYKLPKRYIERLISSRQSLLKTKYFRTMEDVEIYTENTVSTIYYLLLCIAGVTNVHADHAASHLGKAQGMANILRYVHVFNYHKTVSLPMDILMKHQVSQESVLRGNDNENMRNVIFEVASRANSHLEKARSIQVPKITNQIFLPAIAIDKYLTKLQKVNFNVFDKRLLQGSPTLPLTLYYKRILNKF; from the exons ATGTTTTACCATTTAAAGAATACCCTTAGGATTTATCCATTAACAAGATCTGTAACCCAAAAAGCCACATCAAGTAAAAACTCACTACAATATTGTGCAAACATTGTaag ACAGCATGATTATGAAAATTACTTAGCAACACTGCTCATGACCAAAGCTCTTCGATCTCCAGCTTTTGTTGTACGAGCTTTCAATGCTGAAATAGCAAGGGTTCAGGATCAAACTACAGATCCTCAAACTGCAGCAATGAGACTTCAGTTCTGGCAAGATGCTGTCAACTTGATATATCAAAACCAACAGTCATACAAAATACCGGCCAATCCCATTACTCAAGAATTAtacaag GTTTGTATTAGTTACAAATTACCAAAAAGATATATAGAAAGGCTTATTTCATCAAGGCAAAGTTTACTCAAAACAAAATACTTCAGAACAATGGAAGATGTGGAAATATACACTGAGAATACAGTTTCaacaatatattacttacttCTCTGTATTGCCGGTGTAACAAATGTACATGCAGACCATGCTGCCTCCCATTTGGGTAAAGCACAGGGAATGGCTAATATACTCAGGTATG TCCATGTATTTAACTATCATAAGACAGTATCTTTACCAATGGATATATTGATGAAGCATCAAGTCAGTCAAGAGTCTGTTCTAAGAGgaaatgataatgaaaatatgaGAAATGTCATATTTGAGGTAGCTAGCAGAGCCAACAGCCACTTGGAAAAG GCTAGAAGTATTCAAGtaccaaaaataacaaatcagATTTTCTTACCAGCAATTgccattgataaatatttaacaaaacttcAGAAAGTAAACTTTAATGTATTTGATAAAAGATTGTTACAAGGTAGTCCAACATTGCCTCTAACTTTGTATTACAAgaggattttaaataaattttaa
- the LOC113394359 gene encoding NADH dehydrogenase (ubiquinone) complex I, assembly factor 6 isoform X3, which translates to MTKALRSPAFVVRAFNAEIARVQDQTTDPQTAAMRLQFWQDAVNLIYQNQQSYKIPANPITQELYKVCISYKLPKRYIERLISSRQSLLKTKYFRTMEDVEIYTENTVSTIYYLLLCIAGVTNVHADHAASHLGKAQGMANILRSVHVFNYHKTVSLPMDILMKHQVSQESVLRGNDNENMRNVIFEVASRANSHLEKARSIQVPKITNQIFLPAIAIDKYLTKLQKVNFNVFDKRLLQGSPTLPLTLYYKRILNKF; encoded by the exons ATGACCAAAGCTCTTCGATCTCCAGCTTTTGTTGTACGAGCTTTCAATGCTGAAATAGCAAGGGTTCAGGATCAAACTACAGATCCTCAAACTGCAGCAATGAGACTTCAGTTCTGGCAAGATGCTGTCAACTTGATATATCAAAACCAACAGTCATACAAAATACCGGCCAATCCCATTACTCAAGAATTAtacaag GTTTGTATTAGTTACAAATTACCAAAAAGATATATAGAAAGGCTTATTTCATCAAGGCAAAGTTTACTCAAAACAAAATACTTCAGAACAATGGAAGATGTGGAAATATACACTGAGAATACAGTTTCaacaatatattacttacttCTCTGTATTGCCGGTGTAACAAATGTACATGCAGACCATGCTGCCTCCCATTTGGGTAAAGCACAGGGAATGGCTAATATACTCAG GTCAGTCCATGTATTTAACTATCATAAGACAGTATCTTTACCAATGGATATATTGATGAAGCATCAAGTCAGTCAAGAGTCTGTTCTAAGAGgaaatgataatgaaaatatgaGAAATGTCATATTTGAGGTAGCTAGCAGAGCCAACAGCCACTTGGAAAAG GCTAGAAGTATTCAAGtaccaaaaataacaaatcagATTTTCTTACCAGCAATTgccattgataaatatttaacaaaacttcAGAAAGTAAACTTTAATGTATTTGATAAAAGATTGTTACAAGGTAGTCCAACATTGCCTCTAACTTTGTATTACAAgaggattttaaataaattttaa